The genomic region AGAAATGCAATGGAATTCTCACACTGACCAAACGTCCTTGACATGTGAACTTTTATGGTATCACAGATATAATATTATCGCGGGAGCTAATTTGCTTATTAATAGAGCCAACGATGGCACTTTAACGCAATCCCCTGGACTATTTGAGATATTAGGTCAAGCTTATACCTACAGAGCCTACGCTTACCTATCTTTAGTTCAACATTATGCTAGAGGATATCTCATTGGAAACCCAGCCACAGATCCAGGCGTACCTTTATTATTTTCTTCTGAAGCACCTTTTACAAGTACAGGAAGATCCACAGTTCAGGAAATTTATGATCAAATAGAAGAAGATCTTAGAGCTGCAATAAGTGCTTTTGAAAATGGTTCAGGAAGACCCAGTGGTGGGCCAGAAACCAAGTCTCAACTTAATATTGATGTAGCTTATGGCCTTTTGGCTAGAACTGCCTTGTCCAAAGGCGATTGGCAAACAGCCGCAGATGCCGCCGTAAAAGCACGTGAAAACTATCCTCTTATGAGTGAAGATGAATGGAAGTCTGGTTTTAACACCAATAGCCTACCCGAAGTTATATGGGGGAGCAATGTAATTGATGCTGAAACAACATTCTTTCGTTCCTACTTTTACTTAGCCAGCAATACTTTTAACGGAAGCCAGATTAGAAATAACCCAAAAATTGCAGACCGAAGATTGGTAGACGCCATTCCTGATACAGACTACAGAAAAGACGTATTTATAATCGATGCACCTAATACCAATTTTTCAGCTGCAAATAATCAAGGGGGGCTAGACGGAGAGACTGGCTTACCTAGAGATCCCAATTATGCCGGTGATTTAGAAGGTTATCAAGAAAGAAGAGAAGAAATTAATACTGAATACGGTATTAACAATAATTTTAATCAGCACCCCTATATGCATTTTAAACTTGAAAATGCCAATCCAGGATCAATTGACCCAGATGATATCATTTACATGCGTTCCTCAGAAATGTACCTTATCGAAGCAGAGGCCAAAGCAATGATGAATGATATTGCTGGAGCACAAGAAGCATTAAGGCCACTCGGTGAAGAACGTGATAGTGGATATAACGTTACCATTTATAGCACTAGAGAATCATTAATGGAACACATTAAGTTTCAAAGGGGAGTAGAGCTATGGGGAGAAGGATTTGGCTATACAGATAAGATTAGATGGGACGAAGGAATTGATCATTCCGCGGATGGAGGCTCAGGAGCTTCTGAAGTTCTATATCAATCTGCATTTAAACAAGAAAAACCTTCAGTTAATGATAGATGGATTTTTAAAATTCCACAAGCAGAAATTGATGCCAATCCAAATTTAACTCCTTCAGATCAAAATTAAAAAATTTAATGCGATTTGAATTAGCGGAAACTGGTTAGCTTTAAAAGTTAACCAGTTTTTCGTTTTATAGAAAATATATCAAGTTAGACACCCAACAAAGAAGAAGTTGACACCATTAAGGAAATGATTAAATCAGAAATGGAAAACGCTTACAAACTTAGCGTACCACTAGATGTTGAACTTGGCACAGGCAAAAATTGGTTGGAGGCGCATTAGAGGCGCCAGAAAACACCTCTTAACAATTTGATAATGTAATGATTAGTCTTCTTATGCGACTCCCTACAAAAACAAATCATTATGAAATGAGCTATAGAAATTAATTTTGATGCTATTCA from Galbibacter sp. BG1 harbors:
- a CDS encoding RagB/SusD family nutrient uptake outer membrane protein, coding for MLRKIKFMFIVILGITITSCDDDFLETTPTDAISAADALANETNMQLILNGLHRGLYSQSQTILPGGDSQRAGNHYWVPLGDNLSGGLIHSANANNLGWRTEMQWNSHTDQTSLTCELLWYHRYNIIAGANLLINRANDGTLTQSPGLFEILGQAYTYRAYAYLSLVQHYARGYLIGNPATDPGVPLLFSSEAPFTSTGRSTVQEIYDQIEEDLRAAISAFENGSGRPSGGPETKSQLNIDVAYGLLARTALSKGDWQTAADAAVKARENYPLMSEDEWKSGFNTNSLPEVIWGSNVIDAETTFFRSYFYLASNTFNGSQIRNNPKIADRRLVDAIPDTDYRKDVFIIDAPNTNFSAANNQGGLDGETGLPRDPNYAGDLEGYQERREEINTEYGINNNFNQHPYMHFKLENANPGSIDPDDIIYMRSSEMYLIEAEAKAMMNDIAGAQEALRPLGEERDSGYNVTIYSTRESLMEHIKFQRGVELWGEGFGYTDKIRWDEGIDHSADGGSGASEVLYQSAFKQEKPSVNDRWIFKIPQAEIDANPNLTPSDQN